The Syntrophorhabdaceae bacterium sequence TACCATAATCACAGGGACATGCATTTCAGGATATGTAGAAGTAGGTGAGGATATAGAGGTCTTTCCCTCGCGTAAGAGGGCAAGGATAAGAAATATTCAGGCATATCATGAGGATACAAAAGAGGCATCGGCAGGCCAAAGGGTTGCCTTGAATCTCCAGGGTATAGATAGACAGGAAATAGAACGAGGCGAGATTATAGCAAGGCCAGGCACCCTTTTGACTACCCACAGGATAGATACCTCATTTAGATACCTTAAACTGCCTTTTAAGGGAATAAAAAACGATAAAATACTGCGGTTTCATATAGCCACAATGCTTGAGGAGGCAAGGCTTGTGCTTCTGGATAGGGATATTATAGAACCTGGAGAAGAGGCTTATACCCAATTTGTCTTCCGTAAACCTATTGTTGCCCTACCAGGTGATAGGTTTATACTTAGAGGCCCATATCAGATACAAACCATAGGAGGCGGGATAGTCCTGGATATTTCACCTGGAAGACACAAAAGGATGAACCCTCACAATGCCGCATCCTATAAAATTCTCCATGAGGGGAACATCCATGATAAGACTTTATATCACATAAAAAAAGGCGGATATGGTGGTATGGCAATGGATATGCTCACAATTTTACTGGGTGTTGACCGGGAAACAGTCACCCACATCACAGATGAGCTTAAAAACAAAAACATGGTTAAAGGGATAGGAAGGTTTTTTGTGGATATGGAGAAATTTCTGGAATACAAAGGAATTCTAAAACAACATGTCCTTGAATTCCACCAGAAAAATCCGTTAAAAATAGGCATATCCAAAGAAGAATTGAGGACAAAGCTGCCAAAGATAGAACCTATAATATTTCAAACTGCCCTTGAAGAGTCTTTAGAGGAGGGCTTAATAAGGGTGGAGCAGGATAAGGTAATAGGCACTGCCTCCACAGGATCAATAGGCAATGGACTTGACTCTCTGGAGGAAGAAATAATTGCAAAACTTGAAGCATACGGTCTCACACCCCCCAATCTCAAAGAGTTTGCCCAGGAGATAAAAAAGACTGAAAAACAGGCAAAGGATATACTTGAAAGGCTTCTCCATAAGAAAAAGGTAGTAAGGGTAAAGGCCGACCTCTATCTTGAAAGCAGTATAGTAGATAGATTAAAGGATACTGTGGTGAATTACCTCAAGGAAAAAGGAGAGATGACCCCAGGGGATTTCAGGGCACTATTTAATATCTCCAGAAAATATACCATACCTATCCTTGAATATCTCGATGAGATAAAACTCACCATAAGGGTGGGGGACAAGAGGGTCATCAGGTCTCAGAGACCTGCCTAACCTTTTAGGTCAGACAGATCCCTATTGCCTCATCCATCCTCTCAATAAACTTGAAATCCATATTCTCCTTTATGCTCTCAGGGACCTCCTCTAAGTCCTTCTCATTGAGCTTTGGAAGTATCACACTCTTTATGCCTGCCCTCTTTGCAGCCAGCACCTTCTGCTTTATGCCTCCCACAGGCAGGACAAGACCCCTTAATGTAATCTCACCTGTCATGGCTACATCATTTCGCACCAGCCTATCCGTAAGTAATGATACAAGGGAAACAAGCATGGTTACCCCTGCAGACGGACCATCCTTTGGAATGGCACCCTGAGGCACATGGATATGAATGTCATTCTTTTCAAAAAAATCTTCAGGTATATTGAACTCTGATGCCTTGCTCCTTATATAGCTTAAGGCAGCCTGGGCAGATTCTTTCATTACATCACCAAGCTGGCCTGTAAGAGATAGATTCCCCTTTCCTCTCATCTTTGTTGATTCTACAAAGAGGATATCACCGCCTGTGGGTGTCCATGCAAGTCCTGTTGCCACACCAGCGTATTTTGTCCTCTCTGCCACCTCTGAAAAGTGTTTTATTGGACCGAGATAGCCATGGATGCCATCAGCGGTAATTATCTTCTTTTCCGTCTTTCCCTCTGCCACATCCTTTGCCACAGCCCGGCAGATAGTTGCAATCTCCCTTTCTAAATTCCTTACCCCTGACTCCCTTGTGTATGAACGGATAATAACCTTGAGTGCCTCATCGTCAAACTCTATGAGTTCTTCGTTTAGACCGTGCTCAAAACGTTCTTTGGGGATCAAAAACTGTCTGGCTATCATGAGCTTTTCTTCTTCTGTATAACCGGGAAGTTCAAGGACTTCCATCCTGTCTTTGAGCGCCGGTGGTATTGGATCAAGCATATTTGCCGTGGCTATAAACATGACCTTTGAAAGGTCAAAGGCCACCTCAAGGTAATGGTCACTAAATGAGTAGTTCTGTTCAGGGTCTAAAACCTCAAGGAGTGCGCTGGATGGGTCACCTCTGAAATCCATACCTATCTTATCTACTTCATCGAGCATAAACACAGGATTATTTGAACCGGCTTTTTTAATCCCCTGGATTATCCTGCCTGGCAATGCACCTACATAGGTTCTCCTGTGACCCCTGATCTCTGCCTCATCTCTTATGCCGCCTAAGGATATGCGCATAAACTTTCTTCCCAGAGCCCTTGCAATAGACCTGCCAAGAGAGGTCTTTCCTACACCTGGTGGACCAACAAAGCAGAGTATAGGACCTTTCATATCAGGTTTAAGTTTTCTTACTGCCAGGTATTCCAGTATCCTCTTTTTTACCTTTTCCAGGTCATAATGGTCTTCATTGAGGATAGTGTTCGCTTCCTCTATATTGAGATTATCTTCAGTCTGTTTTGACCATGGTAACTCTATAAGCCAATCAAGATATGTCCTTGATACAGTGTATTCAGCAGACATGGTGCTCATCTTTGATAGTCTGTCGAGTTCTTTTTCTGCCACCTTCTGGACATCAGGGGGCATCTTTGCTTCGACAATCTTTTTTCTTATCTCCTCTATCTCTGTGAACTTGTCCTCAGTTTCCCCCAGTTCCTTCTGGATCGCCTTTAGCTGTTCCCTTAAATAGTATTCCCTCTGGGTCTTATCTATACCCTCTTTCACATGGGTTTGTATGCGGCTACTCAACTCAAGGGTCTCTACCTCTCTGTTTAAGAGTATGGTGACCTTTTTCAGTCTCTCTTTTAAATCTATAGTTTCCAATATCTCCTGCTTTTCAGAAACGCTTATATTTATGGTAGATGCAATGAGATCCGAGAGATTTCCGGGGTTTTCCACCTTTGATGCAATCTGGGCAAGCTCTGAAGAGAGATAAGGTGCCATCTCCACAGCCTTCTTGTAGAGATTCTTGAGGTTCAGATACATGGCATCTACCTCTATATCCCTTTGATATTCCTCGAATATGGGCAATATCTTTGCCTTCAGATTATATTCTCTGTCTGTAAATTCTACCAGTTTAAACCTGCATATACCCTGGACAACAATCCTCTGGCTACCATCCACCATCTTCACCATCTTCATAATGGTGGCAATAGTTCCTATAGTGTAGAGATCCTCTATATCTGGGTCTTCTATATCAGGGTTTTTCTGGGTTATTATACCTATCATCCTGTCTTTTGCCATGGCATCATCGATAAGCCTTATGGACTTTTCCCTACCCACTATAAGGGGCATAACCAGGTCAGGATAGGCAACTGTCCCGCGGAGCGGCAAGATAGGCAACTCCGCAGGAATAAACAGCTTGTCTTTTATGCTTTTATCATTCTTAAAACCGATTACCATTCAATCCCCCTATTTCTTCACATCCTCAAACTCTGCATCCACTACATCATCATCACCTTTGCGGCCTCCACCTCCCTGATATTGTTGTTGATACTGCTGTTCACTGCCTGCACCGCCTGTTGCCTGTCCTGCTGTCTTTTTGTATAGGACTTCTGCTATCTTATGGGATGCCTGGGTTATCTCATCTATAGACCTCTTTATTCGATCTATGTCACCGCTCTTGAGGGCATCTTTACCTATATTTATGGCATCCTCAAGGGGTCTTGTATCATCACTGGTGAGTTTATCCTTATTCTCCCTCAAGGTCTTTTCAGAATTGTATATAAGGTTATCAAGCTGGTTCTTCATATCGATCTCTTGTTTTCTCTTTCTATCCTCATCGGCATGCATTTCAGCATCTCTTATCATCTTCTTTATCTCTTCTTCATTTAGACCGGTTGATGCAGTAATCCTTATATTCTGTTCCTTTCCTGTTGCCAGGTCCTTTGCAGATACATGGAGTATACCGTTGGCATCTATATCGAATGTGACCTCTATCTGCGGGATACCCCTTGGAGCTGCAGGTATCCCCATAAGATGGAATCTTCCAAGGGTTCTGTTGTCTCTTGCAAGTTCCCTTTCTCCCTGAAGCACATGGATCTCCACGCTCGTCTGATTGTCCTCTGCAGTGGTGAATATCTGACTCTTTTTTGTGGGTATGGTTGTATTCCTCTCAATGATTTTTGTCATGACACCGCCTAATGTCTCTATGCCAAGAGAAAGAGGTGTAACATCGAGTAGTAGGACATCTTTTACCTCACCGGCCAGCACTCCACCTTGAACAGCAGCACCCAGGGCAACTACCTCATCGGGATTTACGCCCCTGTGGGGTTCCTTACCGAAAAAGCCTTTAACAACCTCCTGAACCTTGGGTATCCTTGTAGAGCCACCCACCAGGACAACCTCATCTATCTTGGAAGAGGTAAGCTTTGCATCCTCCATGGCCCTCCTGCATGGTTCTATAGTCCTCTGCATTATATCATCGGCAAGCCTTTCAAGCTCAGAGCGTCTCAATTTCATATTCAGGTGTTTTGGCCCGGAACTGTCTGCTGTGATAAAGGGGAGATTTATCTCTGTCTCTACAGTGGTGGACAACTCTATCTTTGCCCTCTCTGCTGCCTCTTTTAATCTCTGGAGCGCCATCCTATCCTTTGAAAGATCTATCCCCTGGTCTTTCTTGAATTCAGAGACAATCCATTCTATAACCCTCTGGTCAATATCATCACCGCCTAAATGGGTATCTCCATTGGTAGATTTTACCTCTACCACATTATCCCCTACTTCAAGGATAGATATATCAAATGTGCCGCCGCCAAAATCATAGACTGCAATGGTCTCGTCCTTTTTCTTATCGAGACCGTATGCCAGAGCAGATGCAGTAGGTTCGTTTATAATTCTTAAGACATTGAGACCTGCAATCCTCCCTGCATCCTTTGTTGCCTGTCTCTGGGAGTCATTGAAATATGCAGGCACCGTGATCACTGCATCCTCTATGGGTTGGCCGAGATATGCCTCTGCAGACTTTTTCAATTTCTGCAGTATAAATGCCGATATCTCCTGTGGTGTATACTGTTTCCCCCTTACCTCTACCCTGACATTGCCCTCCTGGTCGCTTACAACCTTATAAGGGACGGTCTTTATCTCCTCCTGAACCTCGCTGAATCTCCTGCCCATAAATCTCTTTATGGAGAAGATGGTATTTTCAGGGTTTGTGATTGCCTGTCTTTTAGCAGTTTGACCCACCAGAATCTCACCATCCTTTGTAAATGCCACTACACTGGGTGTAAGCCTGCTTCCTTCCTCATTTATTATAACCTTTGGTTCACCACCCTCCATGATGGCTACCACAGAGTTGGTTGTCCCAAGGTCAATACCTATTACCTTCTTTGCCATATCATCATCCTCCTGTTTTTTAGGTTTAACTAAATATAATGCCCCCATTTATGGTTGTCAATACAGGAAAAATAAAAAAGATTCTATTTTTCAGTATGTTAAAAGATATTAAAAACAGTGAGGATGAGATTTTTTGGTTGCGGGGACTGGATTTGAACCAGTGACCTTCGGGTTATGAGCCCGACGAGCTACCAAACTGCTCCACCCCGCTATGAATAGATTATATTAATGGAAATAAAGTTTAAAGTCAACATGATTGGATGTTTTTTTATTAAAATTTTTTAATTTTTTTCTTGACACATTCATTCTGTATTGTTATAAGAAGAAAAATGATTAAAATCTTTTAATGAAAGGGGGTGAGGTTAAAAATCAATCTTTTAAAAAAATCAAAAAAGGAGGTAGTAATGAAGAAGTATTTGGTAATTTTACTTGCTCTTTTTCTTGCAGTCCCTGCTATATCGTTTGCAGGCAGTGTAACGAGCAGGTATGATGTAACAATCGGCGGCTACATAAAATTTGACGTAGCATATACAGACCAGAATGCAACATATGATTATAGGGCACCTAATAGAGATTCAAGAGCAAAATATGCAGAGCAGCTTAATGATTCCTATGATGCAGTAACATGGGCAGGTGGTGAGACAAGGCTTAACTTTGCCATCAAAGGTCCTGATGCATGGGGTGCAAAGACAAGTGCATTCCTGGAAGGTGATTTCAGAGGCGGCACAGGCGGTGGTCAGGGTGCGGCAACATACGGTCTTTTTACCCTAAGGCATGCATTTATGAATATGGATTGGGGCAACACAAAACTCCTTGTAGGTCATACCTGGCAGGCATGGGGGCTTCTTCCTACATTCAATATGCTGGCATTCTCTGAGAACCACTTTATGAAGGGTGCAACCAGGGTTCCCCAGATAAGACTAACCCAGAACTTCACCAAAAACTTTGCCATGGTAGTGGGGATTGCATCACCCACCAATACATTTGGTAACACCCAGCCAGATGACAAAAACAGGGCACTCTATCCAGATACATCTATTGAGTTCGTATATAAATCAGCTGCTTTGGGCAAAGTCGGCCCATGGGGTCTTACATTTGGTCTGGGTGGTATGGTAGGAAAGGAAAAGGTGACATTCCAAGATCCCGCAAACCACTACTTATCAAAACCACTTAGAAGATGGGGTGGCTCTTTCTATGGTTTTATCCCCATCATCCCAGAGAAGGCAAACAAGAAGGCAGGAGCCCTTGCACTCACAGGTAATGTGTTTATGGGTCAGGGTCTTGGAACCTACCTGCCAGCTGCAACAGCATATGCATATTATAGACCAACTGATTTCCAATCAGCTTCAGGAACACCTGCTCCTGGAACAAACCAGTTTGAAGTCAGGTATCCTGTCACATCAGGTGGATGGGCACAGCTCACATTCTACTATACAGACAAGATGTTCTCAAATCTCCTCTTTGGTTGGCAGAAAAACAGCTGGAGCCAGCCATATTTAGATACAAATGCTGGTGCAGTAAGATATCTCCAGAACTGGATATTCAACGTCATGTATGATGTGAGCCCAGCTGTAAGGTTCGGTGCAGAGTATACAAGGATCATGGGTTCATATTCACAGTGGACAGCTACAGGCAAACCATCTGGAACATTGAACGCAGTCCGTCTCGGCGCATACTACTACTTCTAAGAAAGATTAATACGAGTTTAAAGGGAGGCAATCTTGCCTCCCTTTTTTGTTTTTGTTGGTTGAGACCTTTGAAAATGGTTTTATTGCTTTTGTAGCATTGACTGTGTTAATAGAATCCCATTATGAAGACAAAAAACATAAGGCGTGAGGCTTGAAAGGTTTTTCGGCAATTCAAGAGTTACTATTTTTTCTATCCATAATCCATAATCCAACATTCAAGACTTAATAAGAGATTCCTCGACATGAATAAAAATGTGTAGATTTTTTATCGCACAATAAATTTACACAAAAAGGATGAGTGCTTCTTTATTGACTTTATATCACCAAGGTCTTATAATATAAGTGATATTTTTCACTTAAAATATATGGAGGAAAACATGACAGATAAAAATAAAGGGTATAAGGGAAGCGATTATTATATAGCTTCAAAACCCCTTATGGAGATCGTAAATGTTGCCATTGCCCTCGGTAAGCCTCTGGTCATAAAAGGCGAGCCAGGGACGGGCAAGACTCTCCTTGCTCACAGCATTGCCGAGGCATTGGATAAAAAGCTCATCATTTGGAATATTAAATCCACCACAAAGGCAAAAGACGGCCTATATGTATATGATACAGTGCAGAGGTTAAATGATGCACGGTTTAAGGACAAAGACATATCAGATATAAGACAGTATATAAAACTTGGAAAGCTCGGTCAGGCATTCAAGAGCGATGAACAGGTGGTGCTCCTCATAGACGAAATAGACAAGGCAGATGTAGAATTCCCCAATGACCTTCTAAATGAGCTCGATGAGATGTCCTTTCATATACCTGAACTCGACGAAGAGGTAGTGGCAAAACACAGACCTATTGTGGTGATCACCAGCAACTCAGAAAAGGAGCTACCAGATGCATTCTTAAGGAGATGTATATTCTATTACATAGAATTCCCTGACGATGAGATGATGGAGAGGATTGTGAAGGTGCACTACCCTGACATAGAAAATAAGCTATTGAGAGAGGCGCTCAAGAGGTTTTACTGGATAAGGGAGGTAGATGGTTTGAGAAAAAAACCATCTACCAGTGAACTCCTTGATTGGATAAAGGCATTGATGCTGGGTGGTATAAGCCCTGATAAGATATCTTCAGAGATACCTTTTCTCGGAACCCTTCTAAAAAACGAACAGGATACAGGGAGATTTGTAAGGCTATCCAATGCCCAGGGTGGATTTGGTTTTAAAAAGAGATTTTAACCTATAAAGGTATTTAAACAGGAGCAATATATGTTCACAGATTTCTTCTTTGTCCTGAAAAAAAAAGGGGTCCCTGTCACCATAACAGAGTGGCTTTCATTCATTGAGGCATTATATAAAGGTTATTTTCAATCAAGCCTGAATCACCTATACTATATAGGAAGGGCCTTTCTTGTAAAAAGCGAGGCATACTATGATATGTATGACCTGGCATTTCAAGAATTTTTCGGCGGCATAGAGACAAGCGCCTTAGAGCTTGATAAGGTCATGGAATGGCTCGAAAATCCCCTTCACAGGTTACCTAAGCTTACCCCTGAAGAGCTTGCAGAATTCCAGAAGAAACTGGAGGAATTCAGGAAAGAGCACGACATGGAAGAACTTATGAGGCAATTCAGAGAGAGGCTCAAGGAACAAAAAGAAAGGCACGATGGTGGAGGTAAGTGGATAGGCACCGGAGGGACTTCGCCCTTTGGTGCATATGGCTATCACCCTGGAGGAATAAGGGTAGGGGGTGAATCATGGATGCAATCTGCAGCAAAGGTGGCAGGAGAAAGGAGATTCAGAAACTACAGGAATGACCTGATACTTGATGTCCGCCAGACAAAGATGGCACTCAAGAGACTAAGAGAATTAAAAAGAGAGGGTTCCCAGGAAGAATTAAACATAGATGAAACCATAGATAAGACTGCAAAAGAGGGCGGTGAGATAGAACTTGTCTTTAGCAGATCCAGGGAAAACACAGTCCGACTGATATTACTTATGGATACAGGGGGCTCTATGCTACCATACACAGAGCTCTGTGAAAGGCTCTTTTCTGCCGCAACGCAGATGGAACACTTCAAAGAGTTTAAATACTATTTCTTCCATAATTGTATATACCAGGATGTATATGAAGATATGGCAAACTATAAAAGGGTCCCTACAGAAAAGCTCTTTTCTAATTTTCATAAGGGATACAAGGTAGTCATTGTAGGAGATGCAAGGATGGCATATTCTGAGCTATTTGATGTGAACGGCTGTATTGATTACTTCTATTCCAATGATAAGCCGGGTATTGAATGGCTCATGAGGATAAAGCAGCATTTCCCCTATTCAGTGTGGTTAAATCCCACACATAGAAATTTCTGGGGACACTATACAGTAGACACTATCTCAAAGATCTTTCCTATGTTTGAATTAACCATAGATGGTCTTAAAGATGCCATCAAGGCATTGACATCAAAACCAAAACAGCCTCAATTGAATTGATATGATAAGTCGTATCAAGAACAATTTTTAAACCTTTTGCCTTTTCATGTCATTAATAAAAATTATCTTAATTTTTCTCTTTTTTTAAGTTATACTTTTTTATGCCTTTAAAGCATCTTATATATTTTTTCTATGAAAAAAGGCTTGAAAAGGAAATTAGAAATGGAATTTTGCCCACCCATGTGGGTTTAATACTCGATGGCAATCGAAGATATGCCCGGGAGATGGGTTATGATGATGTAACAAAGGGTCATAGGGCAGGGGCAAAAAAACTCGATGATGTCTTAAATTGGTGTGCTGAATTTGATATAAAGATCGTAACCATCTGGGTGCTTTCCACTGATAATGTCCAGAGGGATAAAAAGGAATTAGACGGGCTTTTAGGGGTTATAAAGGATAAGTTAAGTGATCTTATAAAAAACCCTGTTATAAAAAAAAATCGCTTCAGGATCAGGGTGCTTGGTAATATTGATGGTTTACCTGTGGAACTGAAGGATATCATCGAGATTGCTGAGACATCTACCAAGGATTATGAAAGACATTTTTTAAACATAGCAGTTGGCTATGGTGGAAGGGAAGAGATAGTAGAGGCAGTGAAAAGATTTATAAAAGAAGGTGGATTCAATTCAGCAGATGAGGTAGCCAAAAGCATAACCACTGAGAATATAGAAAGGCATCTCTACACAAATGGCATACCTGATCCTGATCTGATAATAAGGACAAGCGGCGAGTTAAGATTGAGTGGTTTTCTTCTATGGCAGAGTGCATACAGCGAATTCTATTTCTGTGATGCCCTCTGGCCTGCCTTTAGAAGGATAGACTTTTTAAGGGCAATAAGAAGTTATCAGCACAGGAACAGGAGGTTTGGCAGATGAATTCTTGTGAAACCAGAATAGCTTGTTTAAAAAACTCAGAACTCTTTAAATCTCTAAATGAAGATGAATTGAGGGCGCTGGCAAATCAATTAAAAGAGAGGATCTACCCGCCTAACACTGCCATAGTGAGAGAAGGCGCCCAGGGCGATTCCATGTTCATAATAAGCAATGGAAAGGTAGAGATAAAAAAGAGAGAGCCATCTCTTGGCGTAGATTTGACCATTGCCTCATTGGAAAACGGTGCGTGCTTTGGTGAAATGGCTCTTCTCACAGGTAATCCAAGGTCGGCTACAGTAATGGCAGTAGTCCCCACATCTGTATATGTCCTTGATAAGAAGGATTTTGAAAAACTCCTCCTTGAGCACCGTTCCATATCATTGTCCCTTAACAAGATTGTTGCAGAAAGGATAGAATCCCTTAATGCCCAGAAAGGCATGGGCATGATCTCCCTTGCAAAGCTTAAGCTTGATTCAGATGTCCTGTCTTTAATCCCTGAACAGCTTATAAAAAAATACAAGATGCTTCCTATTGCCTATTCCAACAGCACCCTTTCCCTTGCCATGGTCAATCCAAACGACCTTCTTGCCATAGATGAGGTGAGAAAATATATAAAAGGCCTTGCCTTAGAGCCCGTTGTTATCTCGGAACAGGATTTTAAAGCCTTCATGGAAAAAGAATATGTGGAGATCATGAAAAAGGGCGAAGAAAAGGCAGAAGTCAATATAGATTCCATCCTTGAATCCATGGATAATGTCCAATCAGATTTTTTAAAGGATGTGGAGATAGAGGAAAGCAAAGAAGAAGACATAGGTATAACAGACCTCCAGAACGAGGCACAAGAAGCGCCTATTATAAAACTCACCAATAATATAATTGCCATGGCATTAAAAAAAGGTGCAAGCGATATACACATTGAGCCTATGGAAAAGTCCCTAAGGGTGAGATATAGAATAGACGGTGTCCTCAGAGAAGAGATGGTTCTGCCAAGAAAGGTAATACTGCCCCTTGTAAGCAGGGTTAAGATTATATCAAAACTGGATATAACCGAGCGGAGGCTCCCACAGGATGGAAGGATAACCATGAAACTCGGTTCTAAATCCATAGATTTCAGGGTATCTACCATACCAACAAAATTCGGTGAAAAGATATGCACAAGGATACTTGACAAGAGCAATACTGCCATGGGCCTTGATAAACTCATCACCCACAAACCAACCCTTGACCTTGTAAGGGAGATGATAGCCAAACCCTATGGTATCATATATGTTACAGGACCTACCGGGTCAGGCAAAAGCACAACACTCTACAGTGCACTGGCTGAAAAAAACAGCATAGATGTTAATATCTCCACTGTTGAAGACCCAATAGAGTATGACCTGGCAGGGATAAACCAGGTTCAGGTGAATCCAGACATTGGCCTTGATTTTGCCCGTGTATTGAGGGCATTTTTAAGACAGGACCCGGATATAATACTC is a genomic window containing:
- a CDS encoding ATPase, T2SS/T4P/T4SS family — encoded protein: MNSCETRIACLKNSELFKSLNEDELRALANQLKERIYPPNTAIVREGAQGDSMFIISNGKVEIKKREPSLGVDLTIASLENGACFGEMALLTGNPRSATVMAVVPTSVYVLDKKDFEKLLLEHRSISLSLNKIVAERIESLNAQKGMGMISLAKLKLDSDVLSLIPEQLIKKYKMLPIAYSNSTLSLAMVNPNDLLAIDEVRKYIKGLALEPVVISEQDFKAFMEKEYVEIMKKGEEKAEVNIDSILESMDNVQSDFLKDVEIEESKEEDIGITDLQNEAQEAPIIKLTNNIIAMALKKGASDIHIEPMEKSLRVRYRIDGVLREEMVLPRKVILPLVSRVKIISKLDITERRLPQDGRITMKLGSKSIDFRVSTIPTKFGEKICTRILDKSNTAMGLDKLITHKPTLDLVREMIAKPYGIIYVTGPTGSGKSTTLYSALAEKNSIDVNISTVEDPIEYDLAGINQVQVNPDIGLDFARVLRAFLRQDPDIILVGETRDKETAKIAVEAALTGHLVFTTLHANDAPSTFMRLNEMGIEPFLTSTSIIGIIAQRLVRRICPQCKEKYRPESVILKYLGLEDGVELYKGKGCDACGLSGYKGRVGVYEVLMVNESVRHLIAEGAETHIIRQEAINSGMRTLKDYCIILLREGLTTVDEVLRTVAIQT